From one Scophthalmus maximus strain ysfricsl-2021 chromosome 19, ASM2237912v1, whole genome shotgun sequence genomic stretch:
- the me2 gene encoding NAD-dependent malic enzyme, mitochondrial has product MLSRLRTTWSLRPCVSVCRWAHTKEKGKPLMLNPRTNKGMAFSLQERQMLGIHGLLPPKVESQDVQAMRFQKNLKKINDPLEKYVYLMGIQERNERLFYRVLMEDIDELMPIVYTPTVGLACTQYGHIFRRPKGLFISILDKGHIRSILDNWPETNVAAVVVTDGERILGLGDLGVYGMGIPVGKLCLYTACAGIRPERCLPVTIDVGTNNETLLKDPLYMGLYQKRDRSQAYDDLIDEFMEAVVDKYGQDTLIQFEDFGNHNAFRFLRKYREKYCTFNDDIQGTASVALAGLLGAQRVVGKPITEHRVLFLGAGEAALGIANLIVMAMMEMGMSQAEARKKIWMFDKDGLLVKDRLQETDSNQEAFVHDSPGDVQSFLDAVNTIKPTAIIGVAGAGRLFTHDVIKTMGTLNERPIIFALSNPTTKAECTAEDAYTLTDGRCLFASGSPFGPVTLSDGRVFTPGQGNNAYIFPGVALAVILSGVRHISDTVFLEAAKTLAEQLTDKELEEGRLYPPLANIREVSVQMAVKVTEYVYAKGMAFRYPEPVDKDSFVRATVWNTNYDSFLPDTYDWPAVSFSPKTD; this is encoded by the exons ATGTTGTCCAGGTTGAGGACAACCTGGTCCCTGAGgccctgtgtctctgtgtgcaggtGGGCACACACCAAAGAGAAGGGCAAGCCCCTCATGCTCAACCCTCGTACCAACAAA GGCATGGCCTTCTCTCTACAGGAGCGACAGATGTTGGGGATACACGGTCTGTTGCCTCCCAAAGTGGAGAGTCAAGACGTTCAAGCCATGCGTTTCCAGAAGAACCTCAAGAAAATTAATGATCCCCTCGAGAA GTACGTCTACTTGATGGGCATccaggagagaaatgagaggcTTTTCTATAGGGTGTTGATGGAAGACATTGATGAGTTGATGCCAATAGTCTACACTCCCACTGTAGGCCTGGCCTGCACACAGTATGGACACATCTTTAGAAGACCCAA aggCTTGTTCATCTCCATCCTGGACAAAGGACACATCCGCTCCATCCTGGACAACTGGCCAGAGACTAATGTCGCA GCAGTAGTAGTAACTGATGGAGAGCGTATTTTAGGATTAGGGGACCTGGGCGTTTATGGAATGGGCATCCCTGTGGGAAAACTTTGCCTGTACACTGCCTGTGCTGGCATTAGACCTGAGAGATGTCTGCCTGTGACGATAGATGTTGGCACAAACAATGAG ACTCTCCTTAAAGACCCACTGTACATGGGCCTGTACCAGAAGCGAGACCGCTCCCAGGCCTACGACGATCTGATTGACGAGTTCATGGAAGCCGTGGTGGACAAATATGGACAGGACACGCTGATCCAATTTGAGGACTTTGGGAACCACAACGCCTTTCGCTTCCTGAGGAAGTACAGGGAGAAATACTGCACCTTCAACGACGATATCCAAG GCACTGCGTCTGTCGCCCTTGCTGGTCTGTTAGGAGCTCAGAGAGTTGTTGGCAAACCCATCACTGAACACCGGGTGCTTTTCTTGGGAGCTGGAGAG GCAGCCCTTGGAATTGCCAATCTGATTGTGATGGCCATGATGGAGATGGGGATGTCGCAAGCTGAGGCCAGAAAAAAGATCTGGATGTTTGACAAAGATGGCCTACTAGTAAAG GACAGACTACAGGAAACGGACAGCAATCAGGAGGCATTTGTTCACGACAGTCCCGGAGATGTACAGAGCTTCCTAGATGCTGTCAACACCATTAAACCCACAGCTATCATTG GTGTGGCAGGAGCCGGGCGTCTGTTCACCCATGATGTCATCAAGACCATGGGAACCCTGAACGAGCGACCAATCATCTTTGCCCTGAGTAACCCAACCACTAAAGCAGAGTGCACAGCAGAGGATGCCTACACACTCACTGAT GGTAGATGTCTTTTTGCCAGTGGCAGTCCTTTTGGGCCAGTCACTCTGAGTGATGGCCGCGTCTTCACTCCTGGACAAGGCAACAATGCTTACATCTTCCCAG GTGTGGCCCTGGCTGTGATCCTGAGTGGAGTTAGACACATCAGTGACACCGTTTTCTTGGAGGCGGCCAAG ACCCTTGCGGAGCAGCTAACGGATAAAGAGCTGGAAGAAGGCAGACTGTATCCTCCTCTTGCCAACATCAGAGAGGTTTCTGTCCAGATGGCTGTCAAG GTGACGGAGTATGTCTATGCTAAAGGCATGGCGTTCCGCTACCCTGAGCCTGTGGACAAGGACAGCTTTGTACGCGCCACTGTCTGGAACACCAACTACGACTCCTTCCTGCCAGACACCTATGACTGGCCAGCTGTCAGCTTCAGCCCCAAGACCGACTAG